A genomic segment from Conger conger chromosome 2, fConCon1.1, whole genome shotgun sequence encodes:
- the LOC133115733 gene encoding tubulin alpha-8 chain-like → MCLIQVQAWFNSLVHTEFTAEQLEAEMRECISVHIGQAGVQMGNSCWELYCLEHGFSPDGTASGSLPIDSSFGTFFSETQAGKYVPRAVFIDLEPTVVDEIRTGAYRQLYHPEQLITGKEDAANNYARGHYTVGKEIIESVLDRMRKMSDQCTGLQGFLIFHSFGGGTGSGFASLLMERMSVDYGKKSKLEFSVYPAPQVSTAVVEPYNSILTTHTTLEHSDCSFMVDNEAIFDICMRNLDVERPSYTNLNRLVAQIISSITASLRFDGALNVDLTEFQTNLVPYPRIHFPLVTYSPIISAEKAYHEQLSVAEITNACFEPSNQMVKCDPRRGKYMACCLLYRGDVVPKDVNAAIASIKNRRSIQFVDWCPTGFKVGINYQPPTVVPGGDLAKVQRAVCMLSNTTAIAEAWCRLDHKFDLMYAKRAFVHWYVGEGMEEGEFTEAREDMAALEKDYEEVGMDSTDCCEEEDEY, encoded by the exons ATGTGTTTGATTCAGGTGCAGGCTTGGTTCAACAGTCTTGTTCATACTGAGTTCACGGCAGAGCAGCTAGAGGCAGAAATG AGGGAGTGCATCTCTGTGCACATTGGCCAAGCAGGTGTCCAGATGGGAAATTCCTGCTGGGAGCTGTACTGCCTGGAACATGGATTCAGTCCTGACGGGACCGCCAGTGGCTCCCTTCCAATAGATTCCTcctttggaacatttttcagTGAAACACAAGCGGGAAAGTACGTTCCCAGGGCTGTATTTATTGATCTGGAACCAACAGTGGTGG ATGAAATACGAACTGGAGCCTACCGTCAGCTGTACCATCCAGAGCAGCTCATAACTGGGAAAGAGGATGCTGCCAATAACTATGCTCGAGGACACTACACCGTTGGGAAGGAGATCATTGAATCTGTTTTGGACCGCATGCGCAAGATG TCTGACCAGTGCACGGGACTCCAGGGCTTTCTCATCTTCCACAGTTTTGGAGGGGGAACTGGCTCGGGGTTCGCCTCTCTACTCATGGAGCGCATGTCTGTGGACTATGGGAAGAAGTCCAAGCTGGAATTCTCAGTGTACCCAGCTCCCCAGGTGTCCACAGCTGTGGTGGAGCCCTACAACTCCATCCTGaccacccacaccaccctggAGCACTCGGACTGTTCCTTTATGGTTGATAATGAGGCTATCTTCGACATCTGCATGCGCAACCTTGATGTGGAACGCCCATCCTACACCAACCTCAACCGCCTCGTTGCCCAGATAATTTCCTCCATCACCGCGTCCTTGCGCTTTGATGGGGCCCTTAACGTTGACCTCACAGAGTTCCAGACCAACCTGGTGCCCTACCCTCGTATCCACTTCCCCCTGGTCACCTACTCTCCTATAATCTCTGCAGAGAAGGCCTACCATGAGCAGCTCTCTGTGGCTGAAATCACAAATGCCTGTTTCGAACCCTCTAACCAGATGGTGAAGTGCGACCCACGTCGAGGGAAGTACATGGCCTGTTGCCTGCTGTACCGTGGCGACGTGGTGCCCAAAGATGTCAATGCCGCCATTGCTAGCATCAAGAATCGCCGCTCAATTCAGTTTGTGGACTGGTGTCCCACAGGCTTCAAGGTCGGCATCAACTACCAGCCCCCCACCGTGGTTCCTGGTGGAGACCTGGCGAAGGTCCAGAGAGCCGTGTGCATGCTGAGCAACACCACCGCCATTGCCGAGGCCTGGTGCCGCCTAGACCACAAGTTTGACCTGATGTACGCCAAGCGGGCTTTTGTGCACTGGTATGTGGGGGAGGgcatggaggagggagagttcACAGAGGCCAGAGAAGATATGGCAGCACTGGAGAAGGACTATGAGGAAGTTGGGATGGATTCTACAGATTGttgtgaggaagaggatgagtaCTGA
- the uts2r5 gene encoding urotensin-2 receptor — protein MGSTDCVGALHAWNPVNASSFAFLNSSSPSPSPQSPGSFNEIFITSLLGTVLAVMCLIGVVGNVYTLVIMNISVRVGCSMYVYIINLAFADLLYLATIPFVVCTYFMKDWYFGDIGCRILFSLDFLTMHGSIFILTVMSTERYLAVVKPLDTFGRSRHYRRTVTCAVWLVSFLLALPNMIMIDLKRTVQNGQVKRMCHPTWQMKTYKVYLTVLFNTCILAPGIVIGYLYVRLARTYWMSQTTECTTKETNRCPKQKVLYMILGIVVAYWACFLPFWLWQLLSIYYFGHGHLSHKTMVYVNFIVTCLAYSNSCINPFLYTLLTKNYKEYLKGRQKSFVGFKRKFRPASQRSVSSGSHQFTETLAIAHLKGVTDACNV, from the coding sequence ATGGGTTCAACTGACTGTGTAGGAGCTCTTCATGCTTGGAATCCGGTGAATGCCTCTTCGTTCGCCTTTTTAAATTCATCATCGCCCTCACCCTCTCCGCAAAGCCCCGGCTCGTTCAATGAGATCTTCATAACATCTCTACTTGGGACAGTACTAGCCGTGATGTGCTTAATTGGGGTGGTTGGAAATGTTTACACCCTGGTCATTATGAACATTTCGGTACGGGTCGGTTGTTCAATGTACGTTTATATTATAAACTTAGCATTTGCTGATTTACTGTACTTGGCCACAATCCCCTTCGTGGTCTGTACCTATTTTATGAAGGACTGGTATTTTGGAGATATCGGGTGTCGGATTCTTTTCAGCCTCGATTTCCTTACCATGCACGGTAGTATCTTTATTCTGACCGTAATGAGTACTGAGCGGTACCTGGCGGTTGTTAAACCTCTGGATACTTTTGGGAGATCCAGGCACTACAGGCGGACAGTAACCTGTGCAGTTTGGCTTGTGTCGTTTTTGCTCGCTCTCCCGAATATGATCATGATTGATCTTAAACGGACTGTTCAGAATGGACAGGTGAAACGCATGTGCCACCCGACCTGgcaaatgaaaacctacaaggTGTATCTGACTGTATTATTCAATACCTGCATCTTGGCTCCTGGCATTGTTATTGGGTATTTATATGTTAGATTAGCCAGGACTTATTGGATGTCCCAGACCACGGAATGTACAACAAAAGAAACCAATCGCTGCCCCAAGCAGAAAGTGCTTTACATGATCCTCGGCATCGTTGTTGCCTATTGGGCTTGCTTCTTACCTTTTTGGTTATGGCAACTACTTAGCATCTATTACTTTGGACATGGCCATTTATCTCATAAGACAATGGTGTACGTTAATTTCATAGTCACTTGTCTAGCATATAGCAACAGTTGCATCAATCCATTTCTTTATACATTATTGACGAAGAATTACAAGGAATATTTGAAAGGACGACAAAAGAGTTTTGTGGGGTTTAAAAGGAAATTTAGACCAGCGTCGCAAAGatctgtgtcatcaggaagtcACCAGTTCACAGAGACATTGGCCATCGCGCACCTTAAGGGAGTTACGGACGCTTGTAATGTATAA